In Pontiella desulfatans, one DNA window encodes the following:
- a CDS encoding glycine cleavage system protein R: protein MNDRQTMVISVMDRDRPGIVAEVTEGISKLGGNLADLRESVLCGYFTMILVANFPLDVSAEAVEKTLAEGTSSRVSVEPAQGELAEAGDADQVYVLSAVGRDRVGLVAQVSRFCCDRGINILDLASHVEDHQYTMMLQIDLSNVGAPEPFENELASFGKANDLILVLQHNDIFRATNEI from the coding sequence ATGAACGATAGGCAGACCATGGTGATTTCGGTGATGGATCGGGATCGCCCCGGCATTGTGGCGGAGGTCACGGAGGGCATCAGCAAGCTGGGGGGAAACCTGGCCGACTTGCGCGAATCCGTGCTGTGCGGCTATTTCACGATGATTCTCGTGGCGAATTTTCCCCTCGATGTTTCAGCGGAGGCGGTCGAAAAAACCTTGGCCGAAGGGACCTCCTCGCGCGTCTCCGTCGAGCCGGCGCAAGGGGAGCTGGCCGAGGCCGGCGATGCGGACCAGGTCTACGTGCTCTCCGCCGTGGGGCGCGATCGCGTTGGCTTGGTGGCGCAGGTTTCGCGCTTTTGTTGCGATCGCGGCATCAACATCCTCGACCTGGCTTCGCATGTCGAAGACCACCAATACACCATGATGCTGCAAATCGACCTCTCGAACGTCGGGGCACCGGAACCGTTCGAGAACGAGCTCGCCTCCTTCGGGAAAGCCAACGACCTTATCCTGGTGCTGCAACACAACGATATTTTCCGCGCAACCAACGAGATTTAA
- a CDS encoding PFL family protein has protein sequence MIRSDQILKTVEMIQKEHLDVRAVTMGICLLDCRTGDAESTAMKIGDKIKLLAGNFVETCDRIGGKYGVPVVNKRISVTPIAHVGAGFSRDGFVLLAKALDDAAAEVGIDIIGGYSANVEKGINQGDMNLIRAVPEALATTGKVCSSINAGSTRHGLNMDAVAMLGQTVKDTAEASIDAHGFGAAKFVVFANQPGDNPFMAGAIHGLGEAEAVINVGVSGPGVIARSLERKIAAEGAENLGLDDLAEEIKQATFRVTRCGELVGRQVAKALGLPFGVVDLSLAPTPSVGDSVGEILQILGVDDIGAPGSTAIVAMLNDAVKKGGSFASQSVGGLSGAFIPVMEDSVLAAAAESECLTLEKLEAMTCVCSVGLDMVPIPGDTSPETIAAIIADELMIGVINSKTTAARLIPVPGKAAGDFVSFGGLFGESVVLPVRNTGKSARFVRFGGRIPAPIHSLKN, from the coding sequence ATGATTCGATCCGACCAAATTCTTAAGACCGTCGAAATGATCCAGAAGGAACACCTGGATGTCCGTGCGGTAACCATGGGCATTTGCCTGCTCGATTGCCGCACCGGCGATGCCGAATCCACGGCGATGAAGATCGGCGACAAGATCAAGCTGCTCGCCGGCAACTTCGTGGAGACCTGCGACCGCATCGGCGGGAAGTATGGCGTGCCGGTGGTCAACAAGCGCATCTCCGTTACACCGATTGCCCATGTGGGCGCCGGGTTTTCGCGCGATGGTTTCGTGCTGCTGGCGAAGGCGCTCGACGATGCCGCCGCCGAGGTGGGCATCGACATTATCGGCGGCTATTCCGCCAACGTGGAGAAGGGCATCAACCAGGGCGACATGAACCTGATTCGTGCGGTGCCGGAGGCGTTGGCCACCACGGGGAAAGTCTGCTCTTCGATCAATGCCGGCTCGACGCGCCACGGCCTCAACATGGATGCCGTGGCCATGCTTGGCCAGACCGTCAAGGATACCGCCGAGGCCAGCATCGATGCCCATGGTTTTGGGGCCGCCAAGTTTGTGGTCTTCGCCAACCAGCCCGGCGACAACCCCTTCATGGCCGGCGCCATCCACGGGCTTGGCGAAGCGGAGGCGGTCATCAACGTCGGCGTCAGCGGCCCGGGTGTGATTGCCCGTTCGCTGGAACGCAAGATTGCGGCCGAAGGCGCGGAAAACCTGGGACTCGACGATCTCGCTGAAGAGATCAAGCAGGCCACCTTCCGGGTAACGCGCTGCGGCGAGTTGGTCGGACGCCAGGTGGCGAAGGCGCTTGGGCTGCCCTTCGGCGTGGTGGATCTCTCCCTCGCACCGACACCGTCGGTGGGCGACAGCGTGGGCGAAATCCTCCAGATCCTCGGGGTGGACGACATCGGCGCGCCGGGCTCCACCGCGATCGTGGCCATGCTCAACGATGCCGTCAAGAAGGGCGGATCTTTTGCCTCGCAGAGCGTGGGCGGCCTTAGCGGCGCATTCATTCCCGTGATGGAGGACTCCGTCCTGGCCGCGGCCGCGGAATCTGAATGCCTGACCCTTGAAAAGCTCGAAGCCATGACCTGTGTCTGCTCGGTCGGGCTCGACATGGTTCCGATTCCCGGAGACACCTCTCCCGAAACCATTGCGGCCATCATAGCCGATGAACTGATGATCGGGGTGATCAATTCGAAAACAACGGCCGCCCGCTTGATTCCGGTGCCGGGCAAGGCTGCGGGCGACTTTGTCTCTTTTGGGGGTCTTTTTGGTGAAAGCGTAGTCCTTCCGGTGAGAAATACAGGGAAATCGGCACGTTTTGTGCGTTTTGGGGGAAGGATACCTGCACCGATCCATAGCCTTAAGAATTAA
- a CDS encoding M28 family peptidase: MVGRPAKHNVAPLVKLGGILAVLLAGLGGAFVVTTQPSCTRHPETAEHVAPARLRDHVEKLSVDFAPRNYKRVWNLDKCADYIGGHFEQAGGKVAEQTYEVEGKTYRNVVASFGGESRSRIVVGAHYDTYRDTPGADDNASAVAGLIELAYLLGRADLPQRIDLVAFTLEEPPFFRSGNMGSARHAHGLRKGGKEVEAMVCLEMIGYFSDAKGSQRYPSALLKGFYPDTGNFIAVIGSLGDRKLARNIKDSMRGATDLPVHAMCAPRDFPGLDFSDHLNYWNQGYPAVMVTDTAFMRNFAYHGSNDTADRLDYDRMAKVVLGVYEAVFRLASTEP; encoded by the coding sequence ATGGTTGGACGACCTGCCAAGCACAACGTTGCGCCGCTGGTAAAGCTGGGAGGAATTCTTGCCGTGCTACTGGCCGGTTTGGGGGGGGCGTTTGTGGTCACAACGCAGCCTTCCTGCACGCGGCATCCGGAAACCGCCGAGCACGTGGCCCCCGCGCGCTTGCGCGATCATGTTGAAAAGCTGTCGGTGGACTTCGCCCCGCGCAACTACAAGCGCGTCTGGAACCTGGACAAGTGCGCCGACTATATTGGCGGCCATTTCGAGCAGGCCGGCGGAAAGGTGGCCGAACAGACCTACGAGGTCGAGGGGAAGACCTATCGCAATGTGGTTGCCTCGTTCGGGGGCGAAAGCCGCTCGCGCATCGTGGTGGGGGCGCATTACGACACCTATCGGGACACGCCGGGCGCGGACGACAACGCCAGCGCCGTGGCCGGCCTGATTGAGCTGGCCTATCTGCTGGGGCGCGCCGATCTTCCGCAACGGATCGACCTGGTGGCCTTCACGCTGGAGGAGCCGCCCTTTTTCCGCAGCGGCAACATGGGCAGTGCGCGCCATGCCCATGGCTTGCGCAAGGGCGGGAAAGAGGTGGAGGCCATGGTGTGCCTCGAAATGATCGGCTACTTCAGCGACGCCAAAGGGAGCCAGCGCTATCCTTCGGCCCTCCTAAAGGGGTTCTATCCGGATACCGGTAACTTCATCGCGGTGATCGGCTCCTTGGGCGATCGGAAGCTGGCCCGCAACATCAAGGATTCGATGCGCGGCGCCACCGATCTGCCGGTGCATGCGATGTGCGCTCCCAGGGATTTTCCCGGCTTGGATTTTTCCGACCACCTCAACTATTGGAACCAGGGCTATCCCGCCGTCATGGTAACCGATACCGCCTTCATGAGAAACTTCGCCTACCATGGTTCCAACGATACCGCCGACCGGCTTGACTACGACCGCATGGCCAAGGTGGTGCTCGGCGTCTACGAAGCCGTTTTCCGCCTCGCCAGTACGGAGCCGTAA
- a CDS encoding malectin domain-containing carbohydrate-binding protein has translation MKRFLLMIQSLAVLTAAQTLSAKSVAYLHGDVAEDGTIPSGAAAAYDQMLLTDAGNTGCSQFKAMVEAEGYSISQHYDQTTLLDAAFLAPLDVVVFGLHQKVWTAPEKAALDDWIRAGGGILMYSDSAAGGKYNVVGIKNPTGQTAVNNILSAYGMEVAVDQGGGVRSYTSSPHSPNPIVWDQPVFEGEGVSPVAIDPSGNAQALVPLDEAHKVSGSALSIDTRGIAISNPEWAVIAHCTVGRGNIVAIFDRQPMWNNGPGSDINEEDNKEVLRRIVRFLARDYGNSSEWLALTCDGLELTHRRWSTERNSLITVQHSTNLVTDVWETHSNWVESVSVAPESAETELATVRLLPDATNPTRYARIAILPATNAPPPASTAVAINCGGSAFTGSDGTAYLADSFYTGGHTDAFPGNAVANTDDDLLYNYARSGHSAYNIPVDNGTYTVHLKFAETYFSQANKRIFDVFIEGSLVLENLDLFATAPGQWVAYDRTFTATVSDGTLNIGFTASTNNALLNAIVVLRE, from the coding sequence ATGAAGCGATTCCTTTTGATGATCCAGAGCCTGGCCGTTCTCACTGCGGCCCAAACACTTTCGGCAAAGAGCGTGGCCTACCTCCATGGCGACGTGGCCGAGGATGGAACCATTCCCTCGGGCGCGGCGGCGGCCTACGACCAAATGCTGCTGACGGATGCGGGGAACACCGGCTGCTCGCAGTTCAAGGCGATGGTCGAAGCCGAAGGCTATTCGATTTCCCAGCACTACGACCAAACCACCCTGCTCGACGCCGCCTTCCTCGCCCCGCTGGATGTCGTGGTGTTCGGCCTCCACCAAAAGGTATGGACCGCCCCCGAAAAGGCGGCGCTCGATGACTGGATACGGGCAGGCGGCGGCATCCTGATGTACAGCGACTCGGCAGCCGGCGGAAAATACAACGTGGTCGGCATCAAAAACCCGACCGGCCAAACCGCCGTCAACAATATCCTTTCCGCCTACGGGATGGAGGTCGCGGTCGACCAGGGCGGCGGCGTTCGTTCCTACACCTCCTCCCCCCATTCGCCCAACCCCATCGTCTGGGACCAGCCCGTGTTCGAAGGCGAAGGCGTTTCGCCGGTCGCCATCGATCCCTCCGGCAATGCGCAAGCGCTGGTTCCGCTCGACGAAGCCCACAAGGTTTCGGGCAGTGCCCTTTCGATCGACACGCGCGGCATCGCGATCTCCAACCCGGAATGGGCGGTCATCGCCCACTGCACCGTCGGCCGTGGCAACATCGTCGCCATCTTCGACCGCCAGCCGATGTGGAACAACGGCCCCGGCTCGGACATCAACGAAGAAGACAACAAGGAGGTCTTGCGGCGCATCGTCCGCTTCCTCGCCCGCGACTACGGCAACTCCAGCGAGTGGCTGGCGCTGACTTGCGATGGCCTTGAGCTGACCCACCGCCGATGGAGCACCGAACGCAACAGCCTCATCACCGTCCAGCACAGCACCAACCTGGTTACGGACGTCTGGGAAACCCACTCCAACTGGGTGGAATCCGTATCGGTGGCCCCCGAGTCAGCCGAAACGGAACTCGCCACCGTGCGGCTCCTGCCCGACGCAACGAACCCTACCCGCTATGCGCGGATTGCCATCCTGCCCGCAACCAACGCACCGCCACCGGCGTCCACCGCCGTTGCCATCAACTGCGGCGGATCGGCCTTCACCGGAAGCGACGGAACCGCCTATCTGGCCGACAGCTTCTACACCGGCGGACATACTGACGCCTTCCCCGGCAACGCCGTCGCCAACACCGACGACGACCTGCTCTACAACTATGCCCGTTCCGGGCACAGTGCCTACAACATCCCGGTCGACAACGGAACCTACACCGTCCACCTGAAATTTGCGGAAACCTATTTCAGCCAGGCCAACAAACGGATTTTCGATGTCTTCATCGAGGGTTCGCTGGTGCTCGAAAACCTCGACCTCTTTGCCACCGCTCCCGGGCAATGGGTCGCCTACGACCGCACCTTCACCGCCACGGTCAGCGACGGAACGCTCAACATCGGCTTCACGGCCTCCACTAATAACGCGTTGCTCAACGCCATCGTCGTACTCCGGGAGTAG
- a CDS encoding enoyl-ACP reductase FabI, which produces MIEPGNTYVVMGLLNTDSIAYAAGKMIEDLGGKVIYTVQSERMKRIFFDRSPDLTQEEKDAMRFEYCDVTVENEVRNLFAKTGPINGVLHSIGFANPKTCLGDSMYTPAYEDIKQAFHISCASLATVSHFALEKMEKGGSIVTLSFESQVAFPYYNWMGVNKAALEALVRALAREYGREHVRVNAISAGPLATKAAKSIPHFAHLAKTWRQISPLPWDVVNDKKEVANAVVFMLGKYSKKITGQTIYVDGGANNVGGVLLPSEKPLMRTPAKEAAKKKTAKKKAVEDK; this is translated from the coding sequence ATGATTGAACCAGGAAATACTTATGTCGTAATGGGCCTGCTCAATACCGACTCGATCGCCTATGCCGCCGGCAAAATGATCGAGGATCTGGGCGGGAAGGTCATCTATACCGTGCAGAGTGAGCGCATGAAGCGCATCTTTTTCGACCGCAGCCCCGACCTGACGCAGGAGGAGAAGGACGCCATGCGTTTTGAATACTGCGATGTCACCGTCGAAAACGAAGTCCGCAACCTTTTCGCCAAGACTGGCCCGATCAACGGGGTGCTGCACTCCATCGGTTTCGCCAACCCGAAAACCTGCCTGGGCGACTCCATGTATACCCCCGCCTACGAAGACATCAAGCAGGCGTTCCACATCAGCTGCGCCTCGCTGGCCACCGTCTCGCACTTTGCCCTCGAAAAGATGGAAAAGGGCGGCTCGATCGTTACGCTCTCGTTTGAATCGCAGGTGGCCTTCCCGTACTACAACTGGATGGGCGTCAACAAGGCCGCGCTCGAAGCCCTGGTTCGTGCGCTCGCCCGGGAATACGGCCGCGAGCACGTCCGTGTGAACGCCATTTCCGCCGGACCGCTGGCCACCAAGGCCGCCAAGTCGATCCCGCACTTCGCGCACCTGGCCAAAACGTGGCGCCAGATCAGTCCGCTCCCGTGGGATGTGGTCAACGATAAGAAGGAGGTCGCCAACGCGGTGGTCTTCATGCTCGGCAAATATTCCAAGAAGATCACCGGCCAGACGATCTACGTCGATGGCGGGGCCAACAATGTGGGCGGTGTGTTGCTTCCGAGCGAAAAGCCGCTGATGCGCACCCCGGCCAAGGAAGCCGCGAAAAAGAAAACGGCCAAGAAAAAGGCTGTTGAAGACAAATAA
- the ychF gene encoding redox-regulated ATPase YchF, whose amino-acid sequence MGLSVGIVGLPNVGKSTIFNALTRQQKAEAANYPFCTIEPNKAVVPVPDKRLDKLAEIAKSQKVIHATVDFVDIAGLVKGASQGEGLGNKFLSNIRETDAILQVVRCFDDGNVVHVDGSIDPIRDIEIIEAELIIADFQMMENRLGRVQKAARADKAIAATLPAFEALLKHLGEGNMAYKFEGKDSEQGRIIFKESQFLTDKKVIYCCNVDEDGLLEDNDYVKSVQAYAAARGADVVKICAKMEEDLNGMSEEERNEFLKEYGVAESGLDQIVHTGYHTLGLISYLTQGPKETRAWTIRRGDTAPRAAGVIHSDFERGFIRAQVMSYNDYVEKGGEAACREAGLLRTEGKEYIVKDGDVIEFLFNV is encoded by the coding sequence ATGGGACTGAGTGTAGGCATTGTCGGACTTCCAAACGTTGGGAAATCCACCATCTTCAACGCATTGACGCGCCAGCAGAAGGCCGAGGCGGCGAACTATCCGTTCTGCACCATCGAACCGAACAAGGCCGTGGTGCCCGTTCCCGACAAGCGTCTCGACAAACTCGCCGAAATCGCCAAGTCCCAGAAGGTCATCCATGCCACCGTCGATTTCGTCGATATCGCCGGCCTCGTGAAGGGGGCCAGCCAAGGCGAGGGGCTGGGCAACAAGTTCCTCTCCAACATTCGCGAAACCGACGCCATTCTCCAGGTGGTACGTTGCTTCGACGACGGCAACGTCGTGCACGTCGATGGTTCCATCGATCCGATCCGCGACATCGAGATCATCGAGGCCGAGCTGATTATTGCCGATTTCCAGATGATGGAAAACCGGTTGGGCCGTGTGCAGAAGGCCGCCCGGGCCGACAAGGCGATTGCCGCCACGCTCCCCGCCTTCGAAGCCCTGCTCAAGCATTTGGGCGAAGGCAACATGGCCTACAAGTTCGAAGGCAAGGATTCCGAGCAGGGCAGGATCATCTTCAAGGAATCGCAGTTCCTGACGGATAAGAAGGTGATCTACTGCTGCAACGTCGACGAAGACGGCCTGCTTGAAGACAACGACTATGTAAAGTCCGTCCAGGCCTATGCCGCCGCGCGCGGCGCCGACGTTGTGAAGATTTGCGCCAAGATGGAAGAGGATCTCAACGGCATGTCCGAAGAAGAGCGCAACGAATTCCTCAAGGAGTACGGCGTAGCGGAAAGCGGACTCGACCAGATTGTCCACACCGGCTACCACACCCTCGGCCTCATCAGCTACCTGACCCAGGGGCCGAAGGAAACGCGCGCCTGGACGATCCGCCGCGGCGACACCGCGCCCCGGGCCGCCGGCGTCATCCATTCCGATTTCGAGCGCGGCTTCATCCGCGCGCAGGTGATGTCGTACAACGACTATGTTGAAAAGGGGGGCGAGGCCGCCTGCCGCGAGGCCGGCCTGCTCCGCACCGAGGGCAAGGAATACATCGTCAAGGACG